Proteins from one Prinia subflava isolate CZ2003 ecotype Zambia chromosome 4, Cam_Psub_1.2, whole genome shotgun sequence genomic window:
- the EIF3L gene encoding eukaryotic translation initiation factor 3 subunit L, with translation MAYPGEDYDNEAAYDPYAYSNDYDMHTGDPKQDLAYERQYEQQTYQVIPEVIKNFIQYFHKTVSDLIDQKVYELQASRVSSDVIDQKVYEIQDIYENSWTKLTERFFKNTPWPEAEAIAPQVGNDAVFLILYKELYYRHIYAKVSGGPTLEQRFESYYNYCNLFNYILNADGPAPLELPNQWLWDIIDEFIYQFQSFSQYRCKTAKKSEEEIDFLRSNPKIWNVHSVLNVLHSLVDKSNINRQLEVYTSGGDPESVAGEYGRHSLYKMLGYFSLVGLLRLHSLLGDYYQAIKVLENIELNKKSMYSRVPECQVTTYYYVGFAYLMMRRYQDAIRVFANILLYIQRTKSMFQRTTYKYEMINKQNEQMHALLAIALTMYPMRIDESIHLQLREKYGDKMLRMQKGDAQVYEELFSYACPKFLSPVVPNYDNVHPNYHKEPFLQQLKVFADEVQQQAQLSTIRSFLKLYTTMPVAKLAGFLDLTEQEFRIQLLVFKHKMKNLVWTSGISALDGEFQSASEVDFYIDKDMIHIADTKVARRYGDFFIRQIHKFEELNRTLKKMGQRP, from the exons ATGGCCTACCCGGGGGAGGACTACGACAACGAG GCCGCCTACGACCCCTATGCGTACTCCAACGACTATGATATGCACACGG GAGACCCAAAGCAAGACCTGGCCTACGAGCGCCAGTACGAACAGCAGACCTACCAGGTGATCCCCGAAGTGATCAAAAACTTCATTCAGTATTTTCACAAGACGGTGTCAGATCTCATTGACCAGAAGGTGTACGAGCTCCAAGCCAGCCGTGTCTCCAGTGATGTTATTGACCAGAAGGTGTATGAGATCCAGGACATTTATGAAAACAG CTGGACAAAACTGACAGAAAGGTTTTTTAAGAACACTCCGTGGCCAGAGGCTGAGGCCATTGCTCCTCAGGTTGGAAATG ATGCAGTTTTCCTGATCCTATACAAGGAGCTGTACTACAGGCACATCTATGCCAAAGTCAGC GGGGGGCCCACGCTGGAGCAGAGATTTGAGTCCTACTACAACTACTGCAATCTCTTCAACTACATCCTCA ATGCTGATGGCCCTGCTCCTCTGGAACTGCCCAATCAGTGGCTCTGGGATATAATTGATGAATTCATATACCAG TTCCAGTCTTTCAGCCAGTACCGCTGTAAAACAGCCAAAAAGTCTGAAGAGGAAATTGATTTTCTTCGTTCCAACCCCAAGATCTGGAACGTCCACAGTGTCCTTAATGTGCTGCATTCTCTGGTGGACAAATCCAACATCAACCGACAGCTGGAGGTCTATACAAGTGGAG GTGACCCTGAAAGTGTGGCTGGTGAATATGGGCGCCACTCCCTGTACAAGATGCTGGGCTATTTCAGCCTGGTTGGGCTGCTGCGTCTGCACTCTCTGCTGGGAGATTACTACCAAGCCATCAAGGTGCTGGAGAACATTGAGCTCAACAAGAAG AGCATGTACTCCCGGGTGCCTGAGTGCCAGGTGACCACCTATTACTATGTGGGCTTCGCATACCTGATGATGCGGCGTTACCAGGATGCCATCCGTGTCTTTGCGAATATCCTCCTCTACATCCAGAGGACAAAGAGCATGTTTCAGAGGACAACCTACAAGTATGAGATG ATCAACAAGCAGAATGAGCAGATGCACGCGCTGCTGGCCATCGCCCTCACCATGTACCCCATGCGCATAGACGAGAGCATCCACCTGCAGCTGCGCGAGAAGTATGGGGACAAGATGCTGCGCATGCAGAAGGGCGACGCGCAGGTCTATGAGGAGCTCTTCAGTTACGCTTGCCCCAAGTTCCTCTCTCCTGTGGTGCCCAATTATGACAATGTGCACCCCAACTACCACAAggagcccttcctgcagcagctcaaggTCTTCGCTGATGAAGTTCAGCAGCAGGCCCAGCTCTCAACCATCCGTAGCTTCCTCAAGCTCTATACCACCATGCCTGTGGCAAAGCTGGCTGGCTTCTTAGACCTCACAGAGCAGGAGTTCCGTATCCAGCTGCTTGTCTTCAAGCACAAGATGAAGAACCTGGTATGGACCAGTGGCATATCTGCCCTGGACGGAGAGTTCCAGTCTGCCTCTGAGGTTGACTTCTATATTGACAAG GACATGATCCATATTGCAGACACAAAGGTTGCTCGACGCTACGGGGACTTCTTCATCCGACAGATCCACAAGTTTGAGGAG CTGAACCGAACATTGAAGAAGATGGGCCAGAGACCCTAA